One stretch of Eggerthella lenta DSM 2243 DNA includes these proteins:
- a CDS encoding sensor histidine kinase, whose product MEEPVRSQARLDQTKRLSNAILRRTVVNVVLFIVVYLVLFAGFMTTLGSAVSNFVYELLGYDYALHTLASNLFLVLTAIGFVAGIVLVVRSGINRALRYFDLLLDSVSDILAKSDGPVMLPGELAPTAMALNTIKATSEQNERAAKAAEDRKNELVVYLAHDIKTPLTSIIGYLTLLEESPDLPLEVRERYTGITLDKAYRLEELLDEFFEITRYNLQTIPIERSRFDAALFVNQVVDEFFPLAEGRRLNLVYEGPAELSVFADAGRVARVLNNVIKNAVAYADPGTDVRVRTGLVTAADGFVWWELTVSDQGRELSPQHLERIFEKFYRADESRGSAAGGAGLGLAISREIARAHGGDIYASSDAGLTSFTVWIPQGPSVARS is encoded by the coding sequence ATGGAGGAACCCGTACGCTCGCAGGCGCGGCTCGACCAGACGAAGCGGCTCTCGAACGCCATCCTGCGTCGCACGGTGGTGAACGTCGTGCTGTTCATCGTCGTGTACCTCGTGCTGTTCGCCGGCTTCATGACCACGCTCGGATCGGCCGTGTCGAACTTCGTCTACGAGCTGCTTGGCTACGACTACGCGCTGCACACCCTTGCGTCGAACCTGTTCCTGGTCTTGACGGCTATCGGCTTCGTCGCGGGTATCGTGCTCGTGGTGCGCTCGGGCATCAACCGGGCGCTGCGCTACTTCGACCTCTTGCTCGATTCGGTGTCCGACATCCTGGCCAAAAGCGACGGCCCGGTCATGCTGCCCGGCGAGCTTGCGCCCACCGCTATGGCGCTCAACACCATCAAGGCGACGTCCGAGCAGAACGAACGCGCTGCGAAGGCCGCCGAGGATCGCAAGAACGAGCTGGTGGTGTATCTGGCGCATGATATCAAGACGCCGCTCACCTCCATCATCGGCTATCTTACGCTGCTCGAGGAGTCTCCGGACCTGCCGCTCGAGGTGCGTGAGCGCTACACGGGCATCACGTTGGACAAGGCCTACCGGCTCGAGGAGCTGCTCGACGAGTTCTTCGAGATCACGCGCTACAACCTGCAGACCATCCCCATCGAGCGTTCGCGCTTCGACGCCGCGCTGTTCGTGAACCAGGTGGTGGACGAGTTCTTCCCCCTGGCCGAGGGGCGGCGCCTGAACCTCGTGTACGAGGGCCCCGCCGAGCTGTCCGTGTTCGCCGACGCGGGGCGCGTGGCCCGCGTGCTGAACAACGTCATCAAGAACGCGGTGGCCTACGCCGACCCGGGCACGGACGTGAGGGTGCGCACGGGGCTCGTGACGGCCGCCGACGGCTTCGTGTGGTGGGAGCTCACGGTGAGCGACCAGGGACGCGAGCTGTCGCCGCAGCACCTCGAACGCATCTTCGAGAAGTTCTACCGCGCCGACGAGTCGCGCGGGTCGGCAGCGGGCGGCGCAGGGCTGGGGCTGGCCATCTCCCGTGAGATCGCCCGCGCCCACGGCGGCGACATCTACGCTTCGAGCGACGCGGGCCTCACGTCGTTCACCGTCTGGATCCCCCAGGGACCCAGTGTGGCGCGCTCCTGA
- a CDS encoding exonuclease domain-containing protein: protein MLYTFFDVETPNRRNDRICSIGAVVTDQDGTVVEKKSYLVNPESSFDDINVRIHGIAPVDVRNAKTFPELWYDSLSAFFPVDGVVAHNARFDLSVLTKTLVSYDIPSPKMSYACTLDMSKKIDFIGGGKLPHVCEALGIELERHHQAESDATACMRVFWTLVGMAGCMPSFIAYEPGAKSCKKSGGRYRSISDKTKAMQWLIPLLREVVSNGKVSTFEAEAVLEFFGLHEELTSDPALSPIVALLQNAIADGWVDEAESNELANLISHIVNPSSSIEDSVDFANRKFVLTGSFNHGTKDDVSAFIQERGGEVLQNVTKTCDYVVIGGCGSEAYSLGSYGGKVKKALDWQAKGVPMQVIEECDLYGER, encoded by the coding sequence ATGCTGTACACCTTTTTCGACGTGGAGACGCCGAACAGACGCAACGATCGTATTTGCTCGATAGGAGCCGTCGTCACCGACCAAGACGGCACTGTCGTAGAAAAGAAATCGTATCTTGTAAACCCGGAATCGAGCTTCGACGACATCAACGTTCGCATACACGGTATCGCCCCGGTCGACGTCCGCAACGCGAAGACATTCCCGGAGCTTTGGTACGACTCTTTGTCCGCATTCTTCCCGGTCGACGGCGTGGTTGCACACAACGCGCGGTTCGATCTCAGCGTCTTGACCAAAACACTGGTCTCATATGATATCCCCTCACCCAAGATGAGCTACGCATGCACTCTTGACATGTCGAAGAAAATCGACTTTATAGGCGGAGGGAAGCTTCCGCACGTATGCGAGGCTCTAGGCATCGAGCTGGAGAGACATCATCAAGCCGAAAGCGATGCCACGGCATGCATGCGCGTATTCTGGACACTTGTCGGGATGGCCGGCTGCATGCCGAGCTTCATAGCATACGAGCCAGGCGCTAAAAGCTGCAAGAAAAGCGGGGGGCGATACCGAAGCATCTCCGACAAGACCAAAGCCATGCAATGGCTTATACCGTTGCTAAGGGAAGTCGTGTCCAACGGAAAGGTGTCGACGTTCGAAGCCGAGGCAGTCTTGGAGTTCTTCGGGCTGCACGAAGAACTAACGTCCGATCCGGCGCTTTCGCCCATAGTCGCTTTGCTTCAAAACGCTATCGCTGACGGATGGGTCGACGAAGCCGAATCAAACGAGCTCGCCAACCTCATCTCCCACATCGTAAACCCCTCTAGCAGCATTGAAGACAGCGTGGATTTCGCCAACAGAAAATTTGTTCTGACCGGCTCATTCAATCACGGAACCAAAGACGACGTGTCCGCATTCATTCAAGAGCGCGGCGGTGAGGTGCTGCAGAACGTCACCAAAACATGCGATTATGTGGTCATCGGAGGATGCGGCAGCGAGGCGTATTCCCTCGGCAGCTACGGCGGTAAAGTCAAGAAGGCGCTCGACTGGCAAGCGAAAGGCGTACCTATGCAGGTCATCGAAGAATGCGATCTATACGGCGAAAGATAA
- a CDS encoding C39 family peptidase has product MPYTNSFDARLRPNRSVYRARPLRRACAPESRTHAASDVRRIPSRSLPQLAVVLALLIALGGACWYAVSTLTGLVDGARASGSLSTGPQSTPKSAWKAGEVPALYQRDPAWADGTYAEDDFGTTGCGPTCMAMAYVALTGRTDMTPADMGAFSERLGCATPDGTAWTFMTEGAAELGLVAEEVPADEQSVRRALLSGSPVICSVGPGDFTSTGHFIVLAGIDEQGRLLVRDPNSPERTGKAWDFATVLGQCRAIWAYTAA; this is encoded by the coding sequence GTGCCGTACACCAATTCCTTCGATGCAAGGCTTCGCCCGAACCGCTCCGTTTATCGCGCTCGGCCCCTACGCCGCGCTTGTGCTCCCGAAAGCCGCACGCACGCCGCATCCGACGTGCGGCGCATCCCTTCGCGATCGCTGCCGCAGCTCGCCGTCGTTCTGGCGCTGCTGATCGCCCTCGGAGGTGCCTGCTGGTACGCGGTGAGCACCTTGACGGGCCTCGTCGACGGCGCGCGGGCCAGCGGATCCCTCTCCACAGGCCCGCAATCGACGCCGAAAAGCGCCTGGAAGGCCGGCGAGGTGCCCGCGCTGTACCAGCGCGATCCCGCATGGGCTGACGGAACCTACGCAGAAGACGACTTCGGAACCACCGGTTGCGGGCCTACGTGCATGGCCATGGCGTACGTGGCGCTGACCGGCCGCACCGACATGACACCGGCCGACATGGGCGCGTTCTCCGAGCGCCTCGGATGCGCGACCCCCGACGGCACCGCCTGGACGTTCATGACCGAAGGCGCGGCCGAGCTTGGCCTCGTCGCCGAAGAAGTGCCCGCAGACGAGCAGAGCGTTCGCCGCGCTCTCCTGTCCGGCTCCCCCGTCATTTGCAGCGTGGGACCGGGCGATTTCACCAGCACGGGCCACTTCATCGTGCTCGCAGGCATCGACGAACAGGGCCGCCTGCTCGTGCGCGACCCCAACAGCCCTGAACGCACGGGAAAGGCTTGGGACTTCGCCACCGTGCTCGGCCAATGCCGCGCGATCTGGGCCTACACGGCCGCTTGA
- the rpsO gene encoding 30S ribosomal protein S15, with product MASKLSISKERTAELVKEFGKGEGDSGSPEVQVAILTERIRNLTEHLKVHKKDNHTRRGLMMLLGKRRGLLKYIKNRNIEEYRTLIKQLGIRDTI from the coding sequence ATGGCCAGCAAACTCAGCATCAGCAAAGAGCGCACTGCCGAGCTCGTCAAGGAATTCGGCAAGGGCGAAGGCGATTCGGGCAGTCCCGAAGTGCAGGTGGCGATCCTCACCGAGCGCATCCGCAACCTCACCGAGCATCTCAAGGTGCACAAGAAGGACAACCACACTCGTCGAGGCCTCATGATGCTCCTCGGTAAGCGTCGCGGTCTTCTGAAGTACATCAAGAACCGCAACATCGAGGAGTACCGTACGCTCATCAAGCAGCTCGGCATCCGCGACACCATCTAG
- a CDS encoding polyribonucleotide nucleotidyltransferase — MKKIVESFELYGKQYRLETGELAKQATGSVVVTQGDTTVLVTAVISKEEKDYDFFPLTVDFIEKMYAVGRIPGGYLKREARPSDKGTLTARMVDRPIRPGFADGFKREVHVVCTTLVVDSINPPDTICVMGASAALMLGAAPFDGPAACVRIGRDVETGEFIVNPTFEESENSDLELTIAGTADYISMVEAGADEISEEDMLAAMTFGQEAIAAFCEAQQRFLDRANIEPVEWPVHVADPAIAERVAPFMAEMSAALRDADKLSRMGKVEELKARIKEEQFSDEERAAWKGDIAAELKKLEKKAMRAMVIETGERADGRRPEDIRPLYIVPGYLPRVHGSGLFQRGQTQALSVCTLGMLNEWQRLDTIDPAEGKRYMHQYNFPPYCTGETGRMGAPKRREIGHGALAERALIPVLPSEDEFPYAIRVVSEVLESNGSSSMASTCGSTLALMDAGVPIKAPVSGIAMGLIKEGDDVVILSDIQGIEDFLGDMDFKVCGTAKGITALQMDNKARGLSVDILARALKQASEGRAYILDAMLETIAAPREELSEFAPRIETIHIPVDKIRDVIGSGGKVVRGIQEETGASINIEEDGTIHIAAIEGPAGDAAKAMILGIVKEPEVGETFDGEVVGIKDFGAFVKLTPGKDGLLHISRVANGRVGKVEDVLNLGDIIKVEVLEVDPKTGKISLDRLDKPDAPESSASNGERRERGDRNGGRDNRPGRSGREGNGGGNRTPRRRHDA; from the coding sequence ATGAAAAAAATCGTCGAATCCTTCGAACTGTACGGGAAGCAGTACCGTTTGGAGACAGGCGAGCTCGCCAAGCAGGCGACCGGCTCGGTCGTCGTCACGCAGGGCGACACGACGGTGCTCGTTACGGCCGTCATCTCGAAGGAGGAGAAGGACTACGACTTCTTCCCCCTCACGGTCGACTTCATCGAGAAGATGTACGCGGTCGGCCGCATCCCGGGAGGCTACCTCAAGCGCGAGGCGCGTCCTTCCGACAAGGGCACGCTGACGGCCCGCATGGTGGACCGTCCCATCCGTCCCGGCTTCGCCGACGGCTTCAAGCGCGAGGTGCACGTCGTGTGCACGACGCTCGTCGTCGACAGCATCAACCCGCCCGACACCATCTGCGTCATGGGCGCCAGCGCTGCCCTCATGCTGGGCGCGGCTCCCTTCGACGGCCCCGCCGCTTGCGTGCGCATCGGCCGCGACGTGGAGACGGGCGAGTTCATCGTGAACCCCACGTTCGAGGAATCCGAGAACTCGGATCTCGAGCTGACCATCGCCGGCACGGCCGACTACATCTCCATGGTGGAGGCCGGCGCCGACGAGATCTCCGAAGAGGACATGCTGGCCGCCATGACGTTCGGCCAGGAGGCCATCGCCGCGTTCTGCGAAGCCCAGCAGCGCTTCCTCGACCGTGCGAACATCGAGCCGGTCGAGTGGCCCGTCCACGTCGCCGACCCGGCCATCGCCGAGCGCGTCGCGCCGTTCATGGCCGAGATGTCCGCCGCGTTGCGCGATGCCGACAAGCTTTCGCGCATGGGCAAGGTGGAAGAGCTCAAGGCCCGCATCAAGGAGGAGCAGTTCTCCGATGAGGAGCGCGCCGCATGGAAGGGCGACATCGCCGCCGAGCTCAAGAAGCTCGAGAAGAAGGCCATGCGCGCGATGGTCATCGAGACGGGCGAGCGCGCCGACGGCCGTCGTCCCGAGGACATCCGCCCGCTGTACATCGTGCCGGGCTACCTGCCCCGCGTGCACGGCTCGGGCCTGTTCCAGCGCGGCCAGACGCAGGCGCTCTCCGTCTGCACGCTCGGCATGCTGAACGAATGGCAGCGCCTCGACACCATCGACCCCGCCGAGGGCAAGCGCTACATGCACCAGTACAACTTCCCGCCGTACTGCACGGGCGAGACCGGCCGCATGGGCGCTCCGAAGCGCCGCGAGATCGGCCACGGCGCGCTGGCCGAGCGCGCGCTGATCCCGGTGCTTCCCAGCGAAGACGAGTTCCCCTACGCCATCCGCGTGGTGTCCGAGGTCCTCGAGTCGAACGGCTCGTCGTCCATGGCCTCCACCTGCGGTTCGACGCTGGCTCTCATGGACGCGGGCGTGCCTATCAAGGCGCCTGTTTCGGGCATCGCCATGGGCCTCATCAAGGAGGGCGACGACGTGGTCATCCTCTCCGACATCCAGGGCATCGAGGACTTCCTCGGCGACATGGACTTCAAGGTGTGCGGCACGGCGAAGGGCATCACCGCCCTGCAGATGGACAACAAGGCCCGCGGCCTGTCGGTCGACATCCTCGCTCGTGCGCTCAAGCAGGCCAGCGAAGGTCGCGCCTACATCCTAGACGCCATGCTGGAGACCATCGCCGCGCCGCGCGAGGAGCTCTCCGAGTTCGCACCGCGCATCGAGACCATCCACATCCCGGTGGACAAGATCCGCGACGTCATCGGCTCGGGCGGCAAGGTCGTCCGCGGCATCCAGGAGGAGACGGGCGCCAGCATCAACATCGAGGAGGACGGCACCATCCACATCGCCGCCATCGAGGGCCCGGCCGGCGATGCCGCGAAGGCCATGATTCTCGGCATCGTCAAGGAGCCCGAGGTGGGCGAGACGTTCGACGGTGAGGTCGTTGGCATCAAGGACTTCGGCGCGTTCGTCAAGCTGACGCCGGGCAAGGACGGCCTGCTGCACATCTCCCGCGTTGCCAACGGCCGCGTCGGCAAGGTCGAGGACGTGCTGAACCTCGGCGACATCATCAAAGTCGAGGTGCTCGAGGTGGACCCGAAGACGGGCAAGATATCGCTCGACCGCCTCGACAAGCCGGACGCCCCCGAAAGCAGCGCTTCCAACGGCGAGCGTCGCGAGCGCGGCGATCGCAACGGCGGCCGCGACAATCGTCCGGGTCGCAGCGGACGCGAGGGCAACGGAGGCGGCAACCGCACGCCGCGCCGCCGTCACGACGCGTAA
- a CDS encoding response regulator transcription factor, translated as MESKMRIAVCDDEQAIADLVGQLLVEAGFVPTVFYAAPDLLACQADDPFDLVILDIMMPGMDGFACCRELRRTSSVPIIFLTAKDEEVDKVVGFELGADDYVVKPFKPRELVARVRARLRRATSNDVAREDGPGMLECCGIALDESAYTATLHGEALSLTPKEFAILACLMRDQSRPVASRDLFETVWGEIANAQSNNTVMVHIRHLRKKLAAVDSSQEFVETVWGVGYKLG; from the coding sequence GTGGAATCGAAGATGCGCATCGCCGTATGCGACGACGAGCAGGCCATCGCCGATTTGGTGGGGCAGCTGCTTGTGGAGGCCGGGTTCGTCCCGACGGTGTTCTACGCAGCTCCCGATCTGCTGGCCTGTCAGGCGGACGATCCGTTCGACCTTGTCATCCTCGACATCATGATGCCCGGCATGGACGGGTTCGCGTGCTGTCGCGAGCTTCGGCGCACGAGCTCGGTTCCCATAATCTTCCTCACGGCGAAGGACGAGGAGGTCGACAAGGTGGTGGGCTTCGAGCTGGGTGCCGACGACTACGTGGTGAAGCCCTTCAAGCCGCGCGAGCTCGTGGCCCGCGTCCGCGCGCGCCTGCGCCGCGCTACCTCGAACGACGTCGCAAGGGAGGATGGGCCGGGTATGCTCGAATGCTGCGGCATCGCGCTCGACGAGAGCGCCTACACGGCCACGCTGCACGGCGAGGCGTTGAGCCTCACCCCGAAGGAGTTCGCCATCCTCGCCTGTCTCATGCGCGACCAGAGCCGGCCTGTGGCCTCGCGCGATCTGTTCGAGACCGTCTGGGGCGAGATCGCCAACGCCCAGAGCAACAACACGGTGATGGTGCACATCCGGCATCTGCGCAAGAAGCTGGCTGCCGTCGACTCGTCCCAGGAGTTCGTCGAGACCGTCTGGGGCGTCGGTTACAAGCTGGGCTAA
- the dapA gene encoding 4-hydroxy-tetrahydrodipicolinate synthase has protein sequence MSQPRFGRMIPAMVTPFDENRELDLDKAQALAARLVDGGSDSLIINGTTGESPTVFYPQKMELFRAVVEAVGNRVPVIANVGDNCTADTVGFARDVAELGVDGFMCVVPYYNKPPQEGMYRHFRTIADAVELPIILYNIPGRCVVNMEAETTLRLAHDCDNVVAVKEASGKMDQVEAIVAGAPDGFVVYSGDDSATLDVMKRGGAGVISTIGNVSPARMKEIVELAAAGDWEAAEAANERLMPLMTGLFETSNPILVKEALKLLGFPVGGVRLPLVDATPEQSERLAATMREVGVL, from the coding sequence ATGTCGCAGCCTCGGTTCGGCCGGATGATCCCGGCCATGGTCACGCCCTTCGATGAGAATCGCGAGCTCGATCTTGACAAGGCTCAGGCGCTTGCCGCGCGCCTCGTCGACGGCGGCAGCGACTCCCTCATCATCAACGGCACGACGGGGGAGAGCCCGACCGTGTTCTACCCGCAGAAGATGGAGCTGTTCCGCGCTGTGGTGGAGGCTGTGGGCAACCGCGTCCCCGTCATCGCGAACGTGGGCGACAACTGCACGGCCGACACGGTGGGCTTCGCCCGCGACGTGGCCGAGTTGGGTGTCGACGGCTTTATGTGCGTGGTGCCCTACTACAACAAGCCTCCCCAAGAGGGCATGTACCGTCACTTCCGCACCATCGCCGACGCGGTGGAGCTGCCCATCATCCTGTACAACATTCCGGGCCGCTGCGTGGTGAACATGGAAGCCGAGACCACGCTGCGCCTCGCCCACGACTGCGACAACGTCGTGGCCGTGAAGGAGGCGTCGGGCAAGATGGATCAGGTCGAGGCCATCGTCGCAGGCGCTCCGGACGGCTTCGTCGTGTACTCCGGCGACGACTCCGCCACGCTCGACGTCATGAAGCGAGGCGGCGCCGGAGTCATCTCCACCATCGGCAACGTGTCTCCCGCTCGCATGAAGGAGATCGTCGAGCTGGCGGCTGCAGGTGACTGGGAGGCCGCCGAGGCGGCCAACGAGCGCTTGATGCCGCTCATGACGGGACTGTTCGAAACGTCGAACCCCATTCTCGTCAAGGAAGCGCTCAAGCTGCTGGGCTTCCCCGTGGGCGGCGTGCGCCTGCCGCTCGTGGATGCCACGCCCGAGCAGTCCGAGCGCCTGGCCGCCACCATGCGCGAGGTGGGCGTGCTGTAG
- a CDS encoding type II toxin-antitoxin system RelE family toxin, with protein MTSGAAKQLQSLDRKTLLLVSELIERLDGCENPCMLPNAKKLQGVKNGWRWRSGTYRVLGTVDGSRITIEVFKIGHRRDVYRGL; from the coding sequence TTGACGAGCGGAGCGGCGAAGCAGCTGCAAAGCCTCGATCGCAAAACCCTTCTGCTGGTATCGGAACTGATCGAGCGCCTTGACGGATGCGAGAACCCCTGCATGCTCCCCAACGCGAAGAAGCTCCAAGGGGTGAAGAACGGTTGGCGCTGGCGTTCCGGAACGTATCGTGTTCTCGGCACAGTCGACGGTAGCCGGATAACGATCGAGGTATTCAAGATCGGACATCGTCGAGACGTATACCGCGGCTTATAA
- the relB gene encoding type II toxin-antitoxin system RelB family antitoxin codes for MAMTASAIRFEPNEKEWIAAFAEMNGSTFSAQVRQWTLERLEDELDARDLSQAIEEDDGTRISWSKVKSDLGLAI; via the coding sequence ATGGCGATGACGGCATCGGCTATTCGGTTCGAGCCGAATGAGAAGGAATGGATTGCAGCGTTTGCCGAGATGAACGGTTCCACGTTTTCCGCGCAAGTGCGCCAGTGGACGCTCGAACGCCTTGAGGACGAACTTGACGCTCGGGACCTTTCGCAAGCTATCGAAGAAGACGATGGCACGCGTATTTCCTGGAGCAAGGTCAAGTCCGATCTCGGTCTGGCGATTTGA
- the recO gene encoding DNA repair protein RecO: MDERQRHRQYLVARVSQPTYDARAIVLRKTKLGESDLILALLAEDGSQIRAVAKGARKPASSFAARLELYSVVDLLVARGRSLDIVKEARLVESNERLRRDIEHAAGAAPIAELLDRVTQMGLENPRLFALTRTALSSLGRVDPAQVPAVCAAHLLKTLAFAGLRPSLDVCVSCGRDVEAVPESGLMALSYQEGGAVCAACRSSVETVLVPASTVAWCRALLSSTFAEIEILEADPSAAFSVLRFCQQWVSEHVGANLKSLNFLFTCGLF; the protein is encoded by the coding sequence TTGGACGAGCGACAACGCCATCGCCAGTATCTCGTAGCGCGCGTGTCCCAGCCTACCTACGACGCGCGCGCCATCGTGCTGCGCAAGACGAAGCTCGGCGAGAGCGACCTCATCCTGGCGCTGCTCGCCGAGGACGGCTCGCAGATACGGGCCGTAGCGAAGGGCGCGCGTAAACCCGCCAGCTCGTTCGCGGCGCGCCTCGAGCTGTACTCGGTCGTCGACTTGCTCGTCGCGCGCGGGCGCAGCCTCGACATCGTGAAGGAAGCGCGGCTCGTCGAGAGCAACGAGCGTCTTCGCCGCGACATTGAGCACGCTGCCGGGGCTGCGCCCATTGCCGAACTGCTCGACCGCGTCACGCAGATGGGTCTGGAGAACCCGCGGTTGTTCGCGCTCACGCGCACGGCGCTGTCCAGCCTGGGTCGGGTCGATCCCGCGCAGGTGCCGGCCGTGTGCGCGGCGCACTTGCTCAAGACGCTTGCGTTCGCGGGGTTGCGCCCCAGCCTCGATGTGTGCGTCTCCTGCGGGCGCGACGTGGAGGCGGTTCCCGAAAGCGGACTCATGGCGCTCTCGTACCAGGAGGGCGGGGCGGTGTGCGCCGCATGCCGGTCGAGCGTGGAGACGGTGCTCGTCCCTGCCTCTACGGTCGCGTGGTGCCGGGCTCTGCTGAGCTCCACGTTCGCCGAGATCGAGATTCTCGAGGCGGATCCTTCCGCCGCGTTTTCCGTGCTGCGTTTCTGCCAGCAATGGGTGAGCGAGCACGTCGGGGCAAACTTGAAATCGTTGAACTTCCTGTTCACTTGCGGATTGTTCTGA
- a CDS encoding leucine-rich repeat domain-containing protein, with protein MKKSVLDSSINWEFNQFDGTLRISGTGKMPRFTQNKESGGFDDNPWNPIKNEIATLIVDEGVVSVSGAAFWKCKNLTRAIMPHVLHIHAGAFYECSALEEVAVEEIVTVGEGAFENCSSLRRIAPELSPSAKRKIESLVFVDECAFSGCESLDSVTFSNLKAIGRGAFYRCSSLQSVSCERLSSIAEHAFRECSSLSECRVCNGCVIAEGAFSKSALSSPTKFID; from the coding sequence ATGAAAAAGAGCGTTCTCGACTCATCCATCAACTGGGAATTCAACCAATTCGACGGAACGCTCAGGATATCGGGAACGGGAAAGATGCCGAGGTTCACCCAGAACAAGGAGTCGGGGGGCTTTGACGACAATCCGTGGAATCCGATAAAAAACGAAATCGCCACACTGATCGTGGATGAGGGAGTTGTTTCCGTTTCCGGAGCGGCGTTTTGGAAATGCAAAAACCTGACAAGGGCCATCATGCCGCATGTACTGCATATACACGCTGGAGCATTTTACGAATGCAGCGCCCTTGAGGAGGTCGCGGTCGAAGAAATCGTGACGGTAGGAGAAGGAGCCTTCGAAAACTGCTCTTCTTTACGCCGGATAGCGCCCGAGCTATCCCCTTCTGCTAAACGCAAAATCGAGTCCTTAGTCTTTGTTGACGAATGCGCGTTTTCCGGTTGCGAAAGCCTCGACAGCGTGACCTTCAGCAATCTGAAAGCGATTGGTCGAGGGGCGTTCTATCGCTGCTCTTCGCTACAGTCGGTTTCCTGCGAAAGACTCTCCTCCATTGCAGAGCATGCGTTTAGAGAGTGTTCGAGCCTCTCGGAGTGTCGGGTATGCAACGGTTGTGTAATCGCCGAGGGGGCGTTCTCGAAATCCGCGCTGTCCTCACCGACGAAATTCATCGACTAG
- the dapB gene encoding 4-hydroxy-tetrahydrodipicolinate reductase translates to MIKVAVAGCAGRMGRTVCDAVRAANDMELVCGIDPHRPEVDFPVYPTVAAALESWTADVLVDFTQPSVVADNLREALPAGVDCVVGTTGLSNETLQELAALAPDGTCLFYAPNFTTGAVLMMEFAKAAAPYFPEAEVIEFHHCNKKDAPSGTAVRTAQIIAEARGGRASEAPGKETEIEGAEGARGALVDGVPVHSVRSMGYVASQEVIFGSLGQTLSIRHDSWDRTSYMPGVLLGIRSVGSCDGLVVGLENFMA, encoded by the coding sequence ATGATCAAGGTGGCAGTTGCGGGATGCGCGGGCCGTATGGGCAGGACCGTATGCGACGCGGTGCGCGCGGCGAACGATATGGAACTGGTGTGCGGCATCGACCCGCACAGGCCCGAGGTCGACTTCCCCGTGTACCCGACGGTGGCGGCCGCGCTCGAGTCTTGGACGGCCGATGTGCTCGTCGACTTCACCCAGCCTTCCGTCGTGGCCGACAACCTGCGCGAGGCGCTTCCCGCGGGAGTCGACTGCGTGGTGGGCACTACCGGCCTGTCGAACGAGACGTTGCAGGAGCTGGCCGCGCTCGCGCCCGACGGCACCTGTCTGTTCTACGCGCCGAACTTCACGACGGGCGCGGTGCTCATGATGGAGTTCGCCAAGGCCGCCGCGCCGTACTTCCCGGAGGCCGAGGTCATCGAGTTTCACCACTGCAACAAGAAGGATGCTCCTTCGGGTACCGCGGTGCGCACGGCGCAGATCATCGCTGAAGCGCGTGGCGGGCGCGCGAGCGAAGCTCCCGGCAAGGAGACCGAGATCGAAGGCGCCGAGGGCGCGCGCGGCGCGCTCGTGGACGGCGTGCCGGTGCATTCCGTGCGCTCGATGGGCTACGTCGCCAGCCAGGAAGTGATCTTTGGATCGCTCGGCCAGACGCTGTCCATCCGTCATGACTCATGGGACCGTACGTCGTACATGCCGGGCGTGCTGTTGGGCATTCGTAGCGTGGGTTCGTGCGACGGGCTGGTTGTAGGTTTGGAGAACTTCATGGCCTGA
- a CDS encoding TIGR03905 family TSCPD domain-containing protein encodes MYRYTPRGVCSRAIDIDLDGDKVARVEFVGGCDGNLKAVSKLIEGMTVEDVAAALEGNTCGRRATSCADQLVKGLREARQAAV; translated from the coding sequence ATGTACCGTTACACCCCGCGCGGCGTATGCTCGCGCGCGATCGATATCGACCTCGACGGCGACAAGGTGGCGCGTGTTGAGTTCGTCGGCGGCTGCGACGGCAATTTGAAGGCGGTGTCGAAGCTCATCGAGGGCATGACGGTGGAGGACGTCGCCGCGGCGCTTGAGGGCAACACGTGCGGTCGGCGCGCAACTTCGTGCGCCGACCAGCTGGTGAAAGGGCTGCGCGAGGCGCGTCAAGCGGCCGTGTAG